Within the Gemmatimonadota bacterium genome, the region ACGAATACGTGGACCGGCAGGCGCCGTGGAAGCTTGCGAAGGATCCGACAAGGCAGGATGAGCTTGACGCCACGCTGGCGGCGCTGGTGCGGCAATTGACGCGGCAGGCGATTGCGTTGTCGCCGTTCATGCCGGGGCGATGCGCGGAACTCCTGTCACAGCTGGGCGCACCGGCGGATTTCCTCGCCACGCCCGGGAGATTGGGCGATGGCGGCGTCACGACGTTCGATGTGACGGGTTGGCGCGTGGCGAAAGGCGCGTCGTTGTTCCCGAAAAAGGAGACGGCATAGACCTCGCCACGCGCCGAATTGGTGGTCCTGCGTAGGGCGCGGATTCATCCGCGCCTGGCCCATTCAGGCGCAATCAGAATTGGATGCCTGCCGGGTTCGTTAAATGCGGCACAATGCCGTACGTGACAAACGTCGTCATCGTAAATACCGTTCCAGAAACGCCGCCGTTGTTTCGTATGATTGAATCCAGTGCGAATGCAACAACCATTCGTGCGTTTCGTCGGGATAGATGAGCGTTTCGACGTGCACACCGCGGTTGCGCAGGTCCTCCGTCAGCTGCACGGTCTGCCTGAAGTCCACGTTGCGGTCGTCGTCGCCTTGAATCAGCAGCACTGGTGCGCGCCAGTGCGACAGATCGCTCATCGGCGACGACGCGTACGCGAGGCGACGTGCCTTCATCTCGCGATCCTCGTCCCACGTGTCCTCCATCCTGCTCCACTCGAGATTCCAGTCGTGCACGCCGGCGAAATCCACGCCGACCTTGTAGTCGGCCGGATCCCGCGCGAGCGACAGCGCTGTCATGTAACCGCCGTACGACCCTCCCCAAACACCGATGCGCGCGGGATCGACTTCACGCCGCGCACGTAGATAATGCGCTGCGGCGATTGCGTCGCGCGCCTCGGCGCCGCCACCCGGGCCGTAGTCGAGCGCTTCGCGGAAATCGAGTCCGTAGCCGATTCCGCTGCGGTAGTTTACCGACAGTACGACGTAGCCCCGGCTCGCGAGATACTGATTGAGTCCGTAAGCGTTGTGGTAGTAGCCCATCGGATTGAAGCCAAGCAGCATCTGGCGCTGGGACCCGCCGTGGTAGAAGACGACGGCCGGATGTCGCTTTCCGTCGCGTGCGGTGGGCGGGAGAAAGAGCTGTCCGTGCAACAGCAGGCCGTCGGTGGATCGGAAGGTGACCTGCTGCGGAGTCGCGAGCTGTGCCGAGGGAAAATCGGCTGGGATTGCGGTTGGAGCGAGATCGGCGATGGCGCCGCGTTCCCGCAACATCGCGGGCCGCGCGGGCGTCGTCGCGCCCGAGTGAAGCAGCGCAACACCGCCCTGCAGAGCCGCCGGCCCCCACTCGATGCCGCCTCCAGACGTCAGGGGTGTCGGCGCTCCACCGCTCGCAGGCACCGACCAGATGTGCAACAGGTCGATCCTGTTCCCTTCGTTCGCCGCGTACAGGATGCTGTGTCCATCGATTCCGGCCGTGGCCGACACTACCTCGCGCTCGCCAATCGTGAGCGCTACCGGTGCCGCAGATGTAGCAATGGCGGATACCGAGTAGAGTCTGTTCCAGCCTCCGGACTCCCATGGGAACGCGATGCGATTGTCTGCAGTCCAGATGATCTGATCGCGTGAGTCGGTGCGACGGAACATGCTTCCCGGCCCGGACGCGGCGCGCCAGAGCTCGCGCGCGGTACCCGTCGCCGGATCGGCGACGAGAATTGACCATCGCTGCCCGGTACGCCTCAGCGCGTGCTGTGGCTGCCGCGTGATGGTCGGCTGCCTTATGAATGCGACAGAGCGTCCATCCGGCGACCAGACGGGATAGCCGTCATCGTCCACCGACGGATCCATGTACCGAAGCGTCGAATCTCGCACGTTGAATACGCCGATGAACGAGTGATCGACACGAGTGCTCGTGAATGCTATCGCCGAACCGTCCGGCGACCATCGGATGTTTCCGTCGCGTCCGCGCCCGACGAACAGCCGCCTTTCGTGGGCGCCGCTATCTAACGTGACCGTGTAGATCACGCCGCCCCGCGTAAAAGCCACGATCTTCCCATCCGGTGACGGCTCCGGTGACGCGCCCTCGGCGAGCGAACGCGGTGCGCCGCCATCGATCCGAGCCAGCATCACAAGCTGGCTCCGGCCATGCGCGTCGAGCGCGGGATTGGGATACTCGCCACGATCGTTCCTGCCCGATCCGCGTACGAACACCACGCCGCTCCCGTCAGCGAGCCAGCGAGGCGAGCTCATTTCCCAGCCGTCGTCGGCAGTGTATGGCGTGATTGCACGCGCACGCCAGTCCGGTGCGCGCGCGATCCAGAGATTTTCGGGGCCGGCCTGATCGAAGACCCAGGCGACCGCGTCCCCATGCGGCGACGCAACAAAATCCGTCGGAAACGGCGCGCTCAGTATCTGCGGGATGGTGAACGACGGCCTGGTTGTCTGGGCATCAAGAACGGACGCTGCGAGAGATGCGAATGCCAGGAAGACAAGTGAAGGATTGCGCATGTCAGTGAGTTGCCATCGCATGCCGGTAGACAATGCGCGACACGTCGGCTATCAGCGAATCGGCAACGGGCTCCTTCTCGATGCCTTTGGTAAGAACCACGAGGATGTAGGGTTTGCGGTTTGCAGGATATACGATCGCCGCGTCGTGCGCGATGGCTGTGATGTCCCCCGTCTTGTGCGCGACGCGTGTGCCGGCCGGGAGACCGGCGGGGATTTTCTCGTTGAATTGCTGCGCCAGGAGGATTGCGCGCATCGAGTCCGTCGACGCTGGTGAAGCGGCCTTTCCCGTCTCGATGTCTCTCAGAAGAATGGCGAGATCGCGAGCAGTCGCCATGTTGTTGAGTCCTTTCTCGAACGCCTTCTCGTCTTCCACGCCGCGCAGCACCAGCATGCGTCGAGCGCCGAGCGAGCGCATCATTGCGTTGACACTATCGGGGTTTGCGAGAGCTATGAGCGTGTTCGTCGCAAGATTGCTGGATCGCGTGATCATGTGCTGGATGAGATCCCGTATCGTCACGGAGTCGCCAACCAGCTTGTACATCGCGCTGTCGCTATCGACACCTGGATCCTGCACGTACGGCGATCCGTCGACTATCGACGTGAACCGATTCACGACCGGGATGCGTTGGCTGAGCGAGAGACGACCTGCGTCCGATTCGCGAAAGAGTCGCATCATGACCGGAACCTTCATCGTGCTCGCCGCATGCATGAGGCTATCGGCATTGATGAAGAGCGTATCGCCTGTGGCGAGGTCGATGTACGCAACGCCGACGAGTGCGCCGGGGGCGCGGGCGACGCGGGCCTCGATCTGCGCTCTGAGGTCAGTCGCTGGTGAAGCAGCCGGTGATACGCGGCTGCACGCCATTGCAGCGAAGAGGAGGGATGCAACCGTAAGTCGGAGCGTGGCGACATCGCCGGCCACGCCGGGTAGCGTGCGGCACTTATCGTGCGCAGGTCTGTAGTTCCACATTTTGCAACCGGGTCCTGTTTTCAGATGTTGGCGTAAAAATACACATCGCCACGACAGTCTGCTAACGGCCCCGCGTGCGGTTCATCCCATATGGGCGGCGCGAGCGCCCGGGTTTAATTCTTGGTGATCACCTGGATCACGCCGCCCATGTGGCCGCTGCCGAACTTGTACTGGGCCTCGTAGGACTGGTAGAAGCGGATCGCCATTACGTCCTGGGCGGTAATCTCACGCAGTGCATTGACGTCGCTCGAGTAATAAGTGTCGTCGACGAATACGTGAACGGGGATGGCCGGGACGTTGGGGTTCTGGGACTCGCGGCCGCGACTGTGCAGGAAATTCGCGTGCGTCTGAGCCACTATGTCGTAAGCGTCCGCGACTCGCAGCTGCTCGATCTGGTCCTCGGTGACCATCATCGGGTCACCTCCGGGCGCGACAGCTGTGTTAGCGCGGGTGCATCCTGCAACAGCAACTGCGAGGACGAGGACCATGCAAGCGGCGTTGAAGCGCCGCGCTGGCCCGGCGATCAGAGGTGTGGAAGCCATGGGAGACTCCGAAGTTGATGCCGGCTCGCCCGACACGGTCCGGCGTTACGTGTTACAGCACAAAGGGGGCCCGTCCGGGCCCCCTTTGCTTTTACAATGTCCGAAACAGTTCCGAGATTACGGCACCGGAGTGATGTTGCCGTTCCGTGCGTTCGTCTCGTTCAGCGTGATCGGCAGGCTCTGAACAAGCGGATCAGCTGCGCCCTTGTTCGGCATGCCCGCCTGCGTAACGTACGCGAGGTTGAACATCTTGTACTCACGAAGCGCTACGATGTGCTGTGGCCCGAAGTACGTGAATGTGTAACGCAACTCGTACAGCAGCGCGTTGATGGCATCCGACGCAGTCGTGAACGTCGAGTATGCTGGCAGGCCGCCTTCTACCGTGTGTACTGCGTTGATGTCCTTCGTCGCGCCGGCAAGGTCACCGGTTGCGATTTCCGCCTGCGCACGAAGCAGCACCAGCTCAGCGTTGCGTACGATCGGAATCGGCGCCGACTGGAGCGCGGCGTTATTCGGATCGGTCAGTTTCAGACGATGCGACGCGGTGAATCCTGCGACCGTCGGAGCAGACGCCGGAATGACGTTGGCTGCGCGTATGTCGCCGGGCATGAACGAATTCACAAAGTTATCCGTGACCAGCGAGGACGAGCCCTGCTGCGGATTCGCCGCACTCTCAGGCGACGACGGATTGTACTGGTACCACGGCCCGGTGTTGAGGTATGCCTCCGTCATTGGTGACGGCGCGCCAGCGAGCGCAATGTTCAGCGCAGTGAGCGCCGCTGCCGCACTGGCCGCGTTCGGTGCAACCGGATCCAGCGCACGCATGACCTCGACCCGTCCTTTCAGACCACGATTGAGCAGGATGAGGTTGGCGGTCTGGCTGTAATCTCCGTGGAGCGAATAACCGGACGGCAACGTGAACGGTACTGTGCTCGATCCCGCCTGCAGATCCACCAGCGCCGAGTCGAGCAGCGCGGACGTGTAGGCGAGTACGGACGCCTTCGTCTTGATGGGATCCTGTACTGTCGGGTCCGCCCCCTGGATGACCACGCCATTCTGATCGCGGTAGTCGATCAACCGTATGTAGGAAAGCGCGTCCAGTGTACGGACAAAGCCGCGCGCAGCGCCCTGATCAGCCGCACTGAGCGACGTGAACGATGCGTCCTTGAGCAGAATCTGCGACGCGCGAAGCATCTGGTAGTAGCCAGTCCACTGCGAGCCACCGATGAAATCGCTGGGATCGGGTGGTGTCACGTAGAACTCCGTGACGAAGCGGCTTTCATTGGCTGTAGGAACGATGGCATCGCGCGCCATGATCCCTCCCCAAAGAAAATAGTTGCCGCCGTAGTTCGCGCGATCCTGCGCTATGATACCTGTGGCCAGCGACTGCAGCGTCTGCTGCGATCCTGCCACGACGTTGTCCCGGCTCGGTGCTGCCGGATTATCCTGGCACGCACCCGCCAGCACAAGAGTGCTGGTGAGTGCCGCCGCGATGTATTTCTTCATTTAAGTGCGTTCCCCGAGATTAGAATGTGGCGTTGAGCGAGAGGAAGAACTGGCGGCTCGGCGGATACGGCGTCACATCCTGCGTACGGCCGATCGGTGCGTTACCGAAGTTCGACACCTCGGGGTCATAACCCGTGTAGTTGGTCCAGGTGATCAGATTGTGTCCGCTTGCCTCGATTCGGAGATCCTTCGCGTGGTTTCCCAACATCCGGTGCGCGAACGATTCGCCGAGGTCATACGAAAGTGTCAACTCACGAAGCTTGGCAAAGCTGCCGTGCTCCGCATATACCGGCTGACCGGCAAGGAACGCGGCTCCGCGCTTCTGTGCAGCGAGCGTATCGGCGAAGTTGCTGCCACCGACGTTGAAGTCGAAGTAGTTGTTCGTGAGGTTGATCACGTAGCCGCCCTTGCGCCAGTCCAGCAAGCTGGAAAGTGTGAGCTTGCCAAGCGTGAAGTCGTTCGAAAAGCCCATCTGGAAGTCAGGGTTCTGATCTCCGATGTGGAGCTCGTGACGCGCGCGGCTGAGGTACTTGCCGTTCGAATCGAACGTGGAATCGAAGCCGCTGAACACCACGACCTGCGTGGCGGAGTAGCCTTGCTGGATCTTGTAGCTGCCGAAGCGTTCGCTGAAGCCGGAGCCTGTCGCAAACGCCGGGACCGGAAGGCTGGTTACCTTGTTCTTGTTACGGGAGAACGTGGTGTTCGATGTCCACGTAAAGATGCCCGTCTGGATCGGTACCAGATTCAGTCCGACCTCCGTACCGACGTTACGCATCGCTCCGCCGTTGATCACCTTGGTGGTGAAACCGGTCGACGGCGCAAGTCCCGCGGTCAGTACCATGCCTGTTGTCTTCTTCTCATACTGCGTGACTTCGAGGCCGGCACGCCCACCAAACATGGTGGCATCAAATCCACCTTCGACTTCGGTCGTAAGCTCCGGCTTGATCGTGTTAAGCCCGATCTGCGCACCCTGGCGTAACCCGTTGACGCCATCTTCAAGCAATGGAGTAAGGAATGTGTACTTGAAGTTTGTAGGGACACGGTTACCAGCCTTGCCGTACGCCAGACGCAACTTCAGGTTGTCCGTCTTTGGCGGTAGCCATGGCAGCTTGTACGAGATCGATGCCTTTGGATACGAGTAGAACTTGTGCGCGTCGCCGTTGGTGCTGGAACGCTCTGCATTGATGGCGCCGGTCAACAGGAGCCGTTCATTGGCGGTCAGGATTTCTTCCTGAGCGTAGTACGAGAACGACTTGGTATCGTTCTGCGACTGGTTGACGGCCGTCTGTGTTGCGGTCGCAACGTTCGTGATGCCCGGGAACAGTCCCTTGCCCTGATTGAAAACGTTGTCGACCTGCGCCCGATCCTGGCGCAAACCAAACGATGTCGTCGCTGTGAACGGTGAAAGAATCAGCTTGTGTGTGCCGTTCAGGTTCAGGTTGCCACTCACGACGTTCGTGTTACCATTGGCGACCGTACCGGCGTACGGGCTGATGACGCCCGACTGCTCCAGATACGTGAACGGTGGCGAATAGATCAGCGCCTGGTCGGAGTAGCTGTCGACGCCGCCGAGTAGCGAGAAGTCGAGGGTCTGGCGCGTGGAGGCGATTGCAGACCACCCTGCCTGCGCACTACCGATCAGGCGGTAGACGTTCTCAGGGGTCTTGATCACTTCCTGATCCTGCAGGATGTTGGCACCGCTGACGGCCCACGGA harbors:
- a CDS encoding prolyl oligopeptidase family serine peptidase; this encodes MRNPSLVFLAFASLAASVLDAQTTRPSFTIPQILSAPFPTDFVASPHGDAVAWVFDQAGPENLWIARAPDWRARAITPYTADDGWEMSSPRWLADGSGVVFVRGSGRNDRGEYPNPALDAHGRSQLVMLARIDGGAPRSLAEGASPEPSPDGKIVAFTRGGVIYTVTLDSGAHERRLFVGRGRDGNIRWSPDGSAIAFTSTRVDHSFIGVFNVRDSTLRYMDPSVDDDGYPVWSPDGRSVAFIRQPTITRQPQHALRRTGQRWSILVADPATGTARELWRAASGPGSMFRRTDSRDQIIWTADNRIAFPWESGGWNRLYSVSAIATSAAPVALTIGEREVVSATAGIDGHSILYAANEGNRIDLLHIWSVPASGGAPTPLTSGGGIEWGPAALQGGVALLHSGATTPARPAMLRERGAIADLAPTAIPADFPSAQLATPQQVTFRSTDGLLLHGQLFLPPTARDGKRHPAVVFYHGGSQRQMLLGFNPMGYYHNAYGLNQYLASRGYVVLSVNYRSGIGYGLDFREALDYGPGGGAEARDAIAAAHYLRARREVDPARIGVWGGSYGGYMTALSLARDPADYKVGVDFAGVHDWNLEWSRMEDTWDEDREMKARRLAYASSPMSDLSHWRAPVLLIQGDDDRNVDFRQTVQLTEDLRNRGVHVETLIYPDETHEWLLHSHWIQSYETTAAFLERYLR
- a CDS encoding serine hydrolase, yielding MWNYRPAHDKCRTLPGVAGDVATLRLTVASLLFAAMACSRVSPAASPATDLRAQIEARVARAPGALVGVAYIDLATGDTLFINADSLMHAASTMKVPVMMRLFRESDAGRLSLSQRIPVVNRFTSIVDGSPYVQDPGVDSDSAMYKLVGDSVTIRDLIQHMITRSSNLATNTLIALANPDSVNAMMRSLGARRMLVLRGVEDEKAFEKGLNNMATARDLAILLRDIETGKAASPASTDSMRAILLAQQFNEKIPAGLPAGTRVAHKTGDITAIAHDAAIVYPANRKPYILVVLTKGIEKEPVADSLIADVSRIVYRHAMATH
- a CDS encoding SusC/RagA family TonB-linked outer membrane protein gives rise to the protein MKSVTRLWIAAVLLAVIPSLGHAQQTRRVTGHVTVQGGTEPIPGATVQVVGTTLGGTADDNGNFNISVPAGAHQLRIRRIGFAAKIVPVGANDNSINVSLARDVLQLETQVITGQATTVSRANAANAVTVVNTEQINKVPQQNIESALQGKVPGAVITSNSGAPGGGIQLQLRGTNTVNGNYQPLYVVDGVAVDNSSFGNGLNSISGAGGAISSTQDQQVNRIADLNPEDIESIEVLKGPSAGAIYGSRGANGVVVITTKRGRAGTPSLDVVQRFGTTAVSNTLALRCFTQAQATDYVNANPPAGFKGATDYFAANPYAGCTDAQNQLYGNHGLSYETSASLRGGTGDGNTTYFTSAGVKHDAGITSTDGYDKQNLRINLTQQFGPKINLRANTEVLHTLTKRGISGNDNNAINPLDVISGTPSFYDFSRKVNGVYTSDPWAVSGANILQDQEVIKTPENVYRLIGSAQAGWSAIASTRQTLDFSLLGGVDSYSDQALIYSPPFTYLEQSGVISPYAGTVANGNTNVVSGNLNLNGTHKLILSPFTATTSFGLRQDRAQVDNVFNQGKGLFPGITNVATATQTAVNQSQNDTKSFSYYAQEEILTANERLLLTGAINAERSSTNGDAHKFYSYPKASISYKLPWLPPKTDNLKLRLAYGKAGNRVPTNFKYTFLTPLLEDGVNGLRQGAQIGLNTIKPELTTEVEGGFDATMFGGRAGLEVTQYEKKTTGMVLTAGLAPSTGFTTKVINGGAMRNVGTEVGLNLVPIQTGIFTWTSNTTFSRNKNKVTSLPVPAFATGSGFSERFGSYKIQQGYSATQVVVFSGFDSTFDSNGKYLSRARHELHIGDQNPDFQMGFSNDFTLGKLTLSSLLDWRKGGYVINLTNNYFDFNVGGSNFADTLAAQKRGAAFLAGQPVYAEHGSFAKLRELTLSYDLGESFAHRMLGNHAKDLRIEASGHNLITWTNYTGYDPEVSNFGNAPIGRTQDVTPYPPSRQFFLSLNATF